TAATCTTTCATAAGAACCACCATAGTTGGGGAAGTTATTTTTACGATTCTACGGATGAGGTATTGAGAGTGGTGACCAGACAGATTAAGGACCAGAAGAATATGGTGGAAAGATTGGATTTTACCTTTCGAAATCAGACCGATCGATCCGTGGAAATATCCCTGGAATGGGAATATTGGAGAATTCCTTTTTTGTTGGAAGTAGACCACAAAGCAAACACATTGAAGTATATTAAAGATCAAATGAGTGGGGAGTTAGGTTTTGATCCACCCAGTTTGCAGGCTGCTGCCAATTGGTGTCTGCGCAATGAAATCAATTACGAGCAAGCGCTCGATTGGATCATCTCTTCGACCAATCCCAATTTGGGCGGCTTGCAAACTTTTTCAGCCTTGTCAACAAGATCTGGACTTTTGGAAAAGTTGGGCAAAAAAGAGGAAGCGGTATTATACATGAACCAAGCCATGGACAAGGCGACTGCGATCGAACTTCACCAATACGGAAGACAATTGCTGCAGCAAAGAAAAACAACAGAAGCAATGTCTGTATTTGAACTCAACTTTAAGAAAAACAAAGGAGTCTGGCCAACTCATGTGGGCATGATGCGCGGATTGTCTGCCACAGGAAATCTAAAAAAAGCGCTCGAACACGCCAGACTTGCCCTTCTACAAGCCCCGGACGAAATCAATCGGAAGAGTCTGGAGTCCGCGATTAAGAAACTTGAAGCAGGTGAAGCATTGGGAATTTAATTTATTGTATTATTAAAGATTTGAATTCCCAATTTTCAAACCATAACTAAGCTAACAATCATACATACTTGCAGGGTATATACTTTTTGAGTGTCTATGAATCAGGCAGAATTTTGTAAGCCATACCTATTTTGGTTTCAATCCATTTTCAATTTTCAAAACATCCGATCTATTCTGCTGTTTCCAACCGATATCCAATGCCGTGGACACCAACAATGTTGACACCAGGATCTGAAGCCAATTTTTTTCTCAATCGGGAGACAAAAACATCGATGCTCCGACCCACTAAAACGCCTTCATCGGCCCAAACTTCCTGAAGAATAAATTCCCGATCAAGAAGTTTATTCTTGTGCACAATAAACAAATGAAGAAGCTTGGCTTCGCGAAAAGTAAGGGACACTGTGATTTGATTGCAACTCAGTTTTTGATTGATAAGATCTAGTTTTGAATCTCCAAAATAAATCCAGTTTTGATTTTGGACTTCAGTCTTTTTTGGTATTGCTCTCTTTATTTTGTAAATCAATACACCGATAAAACCCATAAGGGCAAAAAGCAATACAGTCTCTTTAAGTCGCCAGACAGATGTAGATTGAGCAGAGGGCAAAAACTCAAGATCAATGTAATGACAACCATCTGGTGGAGTTCTTCCCGCACATGGAATTTCGGAGTTTATTGTTAAATCTAACTTGTGAAATCCCAAATCGATGCTATCGTCAGCACAACGTTTAATGCTCACGGTATAGCTGGAAGAAATACCGTAAAGATCCAGTGATGATTGTAACAATTCCGGCAGAGCCTCATACGAAAAAGTGTGGTTCAATTGAATGCGCCAGTTGGATGTTGCTTTTTGCTGAATGGCGGGTATCCTGCTCATGCTATCTCCGGATAAGCGCAAGAGTTGATCTGCCGTTCTTCTCAATGCCAAATTGATTTTATCGTTTTCTTGATTATTTTTCTCAGAATAAGCATTTAACTCACCAAGTAGAAAAACAGCTATTAACCAAAAATATTTTGATTGACTTACTTTGAAAGAATGCAAAAACATGCCATAAAAATAGCCATTTGGATCAACATCCATTGAATTTGATGCGTGCCGCAAAAATCCGGTTTTCAGAGACGGCCAATTGGAAAATATAACCTTCGTCTGCAGGTAATACCAATTGCCAAGATTTACCAAGGTCTGACGAGCGGAAAATACCAAGATCAAAACTACAGAACAAGTATTGACCTGCCTGAACCATCTCATACAGATCCTTTGATTGAGAAAGGTCTTTTTCAAAAATTAATGGTTTACAATTGGTTTTCAGACTTTTGTCCATTCTGGACCAGCTTCGACCTCCGTCCATCGATAGTCTAATTCTGCTGGTTATTCCTTCAGGATTCAAACTCGAAACGTCCTTGGCTCCTAGAATTGCTACCAAACCATTTTCGATCTTACTGGTGTGTTTAATCAGTGTATTTTCATTGAGCAATTCCTCCCAATCTTCTCCGCCATTTTTCGAACGGATCACCCCGTTCCTACCACCGGCAATGATGGCTCCATTGGCTTCGAAAATGTCAAGAATCAAGCCTTTGTTGTAAACCAATGACCACGAATTTCCCTGATCGGAAGACTTAAAAATCCCCTTATCACCTGTGACAAAAAGATGACCAGATTTGGATTCCAGAATCGTATAGATCGTTTGGGTTTCTAACCTGGGAAATTTTTTGGTCCAGATTCCGGTACCGGGAATGGATTGATAAATCCCATGGTTGTAGCAAACAGCATACAGACCATTTTTACCAGACACAAGATTGAATACAGGCATTTTCAAACCCAATTCTTTTTTCCAGGCCGGACTCGATAAGGCGGTACTTGTTTTGTATATTTCATCTTGGTGAGCGACAATGAGTGTATGGTCTTTGGCATGAATGCAATTAATTTGGATGTCAGTTGGCAAACCATTGCTGATGTCCTGCCAATGATCGCCAAAATCATTGGATTGATAAACCCAGTTAGAAGTATGAGGTAGAGTGGACAACTCGATACCCTTGATAAAAAAAGCCTGGCTTAGAAATAAGGCCAAAATCAATTGAATTTTCATCTTACAGTTGTTTAAGTGAATGAATGGCCCAAAGGTATTTGCCAATATTTTATGAGGCTTCTATTGGAGGTAAAACAATGTAAACGAAATGTAAAATACTGTTATGAGATTGGATTTCGAGTTTATCAGGAAGAAAAAACAGGAAGTAAATCCAGTTTTCTATTGATTGGAGAAAAATCGATCGGCGTAATATTCCATGACCGGCGTGAGGAATTATAGCTTACAATGGAGAGACTAATAAAAGAAGATTAAATTTATCAATTTATAAGTACTAACAAACTTTAGGCTTAATAAAAATCAATTAATTTTTAACGCACCTGCAACTTAATCCTACATTAAGCTCTGGAAAATTAAATTTTAGAATCTGGTTGTTGCTGAGTATAATGATAACATTGTTCAGATTGCTATCTGCCTGTGAAGCCCAAAACCCCGCATAGGAACCAAGTCCAATAAAACTCGTCGCAGCTCCAGGTTGTCTCCGGCCTCCGGGTAGTGCACTAAAACCACTAGAATTGCTTGCCGGCGAACCGGGGCTCCATAAATTATCCAGTTTTCTCAGACTTGCTCCAGCTTCATTGTATCCTCCCAAATGCGAGATCAACTTTTCCCAATCAGCCATCGTGGGAATATGCCAGCCATCCGGACATAATTTTATTTTGTTGATCGCATGCCGGTTGTACAATTTTCCAAACAAGGGGCCATTGTTTATATCATTTTCGTAATAACACCATGCAGGACCTGATGCTGCTTCCCATTCCTGGGTATTGGTTAATTTTTGCATACCCGCCTCCAGGGATAAATTGGATTGCATCCAACATTGAGTACCAATGGTGACGATGTCATAAAGGTTATTTTCACTGTCCTGCACCGCTGTAAATGAACCGCAACCATTTCCAGCGGATACAGTAAAATTATATGAAGCGCTACTTGTACACAAATTTTGATGATCAGTAACGGTCACCGAATACAGTCCTGATTCACTTACCGTGATTTTTGGAAAATCTCCAATACCATGACTCCATTCATAGGAAAAGGGTCCCAATCCATTTTCCTTATTAACTTCGAGTTGATCTGTACCAAGCTGGACAATAGTCACTTTAAAAGCATTGCACTCATCCGTTGATCCTAGTCTGCAGGCATGTATGATAAGTATTGAACCCAGCAAGGTCAGCCAAAAAGGATTGAAATTTTTCATCATAAGAAATATTCAGTTTTAGAAATTCCACATTACAAAAATAACAATTAATTGATAACTCTGAATAAAAGTACTACAAGGCAATAATAGAATTGAATGATTCTAAAATTATTCTAACCCCCCGGTTGAATCTGCATATAATCCTATAAGAATTGCGACTCCACCACTCCGGAAATGCATGCTGATATGATGTCCCGAAAAGTATTCATATAAGATACTTTGAAGAAAATCAAAAAAGGCTCATCCAAAATTTGTTTAGAAGCAATATTCCTGAAAACATAAATACTAATTTTTGCGGACTCGTAAGCCTATACCGCTGCGATTTACTCAATCCGAGTGCCAATGACCATCCAAAAGAAAATGTATGACTTATGATTTTTAAAATCAAAATCCAATCAGATCAATTTAGACCTGTTGGGTGATGGGATTTATTGCTTGAGCAACATCTCCGCAGCTTCGTTTCCAACCAAAGTACCTATTGCGATGCCCATACCACCCATCCTCACAGAGACACCTACCCTTTGACTTTGCATTTGGATGATGGGTTTTTTGACCGGGCCAAGCCCCATTATTCCTACCCATGAATCACAGATTTCATACCTGTTGTTTTCCAGCAGATGCTGCTCAGCAAATTCGATTAGAGAATGTTGTATTTTTGGATTGTATCCAATTTGATCGGTGTACTCGTTTTCCAAATCCAAATGTCTTCCCCCACCTATCAACAATCCACCTTTCACCGGTCTAAAATATACATAGCCCTTATGATGGTGGTAGGCTCCAGTTAATAATAGAGGATTTTGGGTTTTCAAAACCAGGACGTGGTTTCTGGCAGCTGTAAGCTGGAGTTCTGGCATCAGTTGTTTGGCAAATCCATTTGTGGCCAACAAAAGTTTTTGCGCAGAAAAGGTAAATCCATGGTTGCAAGATATGGTCAATTGTTCTGTTTCCTCCTGCCATTGGAGAACGCTCGTATTAAAATAAATTTGACCTCCCAATGCATAAAATTTCTTCATCAAAGACAAGATCATTTTCATTGGATCGAGCAGAGATTCATGTTCTGTTTTAATCATGCCCGCTACATTGGTAAATCCATGATTCGAAATTTCATCGTGGGCCATTGAAAAATAATTTTTCAATCCAGTCCACTTTTGGATTTCTGCATTGATTTGCTGCAATTGCTGATCAGATGGACAATCCATTTTGTTTTCATCCGTGAAAACTT
This window of the Saprospiraceae bacterium genome carries:
- a CDS encoding DUF2911 domain-containing protein; this translates as MNRIAIVFMIQLTLVSVVTELNAQALRIPYSTNHACISGRKIGVTDILITWNAPGVKGREGKIWGTEIAYYGTQVLGFGSNVPSPWRAGADECTTMSFSTDVTINGRNLAAGKYGFFIELYPDSSILIFHKNHHSWGSYFYDSTDEVLRVVTRQIKDQKNMVERLDFTFRNQTDRSVEISLEWEYWRIPFLLEVDHKANTLKYIKDQMSGELGFDPPSLQAAANWCLRNEINYEQALDWIISSTNPNLGGLQTFSALSTRSGLLEKLGKKEEAVLYMNQAMDKATAIELHQYGRQLLQQRKTTEAMSVFELNFKKNKGVWPTHVGMMRGLSATGNLKKALEHARLALLQAPDEINRKSLESAIKKLEAGEALGI
- a CDS encoding response regulator transcription factor — encoded protein: MDVDPNGYFYGMFLHSFKVSQSKYFWLIAVFLLGELNAYSEKNNQENDKINLALRRTADQLLRLSGDSMSRIPAIQQKATSNWRIQLNHTFSYEALPELLQSSLDLYGISSSYTVSIKRCADDSIDLGFHKLDLTINSEIPCAGRTPPDGCHYIDLEFLPSAQSTSVWRLKETVLLFALMGFIGVLIYKIKRAIPKKTEVQNQNWIYFGDSKLDLINQKLSCNQITVSLTFREAKLLHLFIVHKNKLLDREFILQEVWADEGVLVGRSIDVFVSRLRKKLASDPGVNIVGVHGIGYRLETAE
- a CDS encoding fibrobacter succinogenes major paralogous domain-containing protein, whose protein sequence is MMKNFNPFWLTLLGSILIIHACRLGSTDECNAFKVTIVQLGTDQLEVNKENGLGPFSYEWSHGIGDFPKITVSESGLYSVTVTDHQNLCTSSASYNFTVSAGNGCGSFTAVQDSENNLYDIVTIGTQCWMQSNLSLEAGMQKLTNTQEWEAASGPAWCYYENDINNGPLFGKLYNRHAINKIKLCPDGWHIPTMADWEKLISHLGGYNEAGASLRKLDNLWSPGSPASNSSGFSALPGGRRQPGAATSFIGLGSYAGFWASQADSNLNNVIIILSNNQILKFNFPELNVGLSCRCVKN
- a CDS encoding FAD-binding oxidoreductase translates to MDQLFPFNISYWERIGLQTQYDLCIVGSGIVGLNAGISYLENKPNSRVCILERGWRPDGASTKNAGFACFGSAGELLDDLQNQSAEEVFALFKKRYDGIGALRKRLPNEDIGWNSAGGYEVFTDENKMDCPSDQQLQQINAEIQKWTGLKNYFSMAHDEISNHGFTNVAGMIKTEHESLLDPMKMILSLMKKFYALGGQIYFNTSVLQWQEETEQLTISCNHGFTFSAQKLLLATNGFAKQLMPELQLTAARNHVLVLKTQNPLLLTGAYHHHKGYVYFRPVKGGLLIGGGRHLDLENEYTDQIGYNPKIQHSLIEFAEQHLLENNRYEICDSWVGIMGLGPVKKPIIQMQSQRVGVSVRMGGMGIAIGTLVGNEAAEMLLKQ